The Cydia fagiglandana chromosome 4, ilCydFagi1.1, whole genome shotgun sequence genome has a window encoding:
- the LOC134663784 gene encoding transmembrane 9 superfamily member 4 translates to MDKIFIVHSLAIIISLIPFSNGFYVPGVAPVEFKKGQRIEVKAVKMTSIHTQLPYEYYSLPLCLPKNGTFVYKSENLGEVLRGDRIVNTPYEVHMAETIKCRLLCHQKNNPINWSVEESEKVASRIEHEYFVHLLVDNLPVATKVLNRDTSERNIEQGYRLGFMSKGKAYINNHLKLLLKYHKHSQDSYRVVGFEVETVSVDKDEYTFLDDSCQYPTDPKPQLVNEDTGTKLYFTYSVEWGESDISWASRWDIYLGMKDVQIHWFSIVNSIVVLFFLSGILTMIMVRTLRRDIARYNSDESIDDMMEETGWKLVHGDVFRPPPKRMLFAAVIGSGIQVFLMALITIFVAMLGMLSPASRGALMTAAIFLYVFMGLIAGYYSARLYSTMKGKQWKQAAFLTATLYPAIVFGTCFFLNFFIMGKHSSGAVPFSTMMALLCLWFCISLPLVYLGYYFGCHQNQAFQHPVRTNFIPRKVPEQVWYMNVFVCILMAGILPFGAVFIELFFIFNALWENQFYYLFGFLFLVFCILVVSVSQISIVMVYFQLCGEDYHWWWKSFIVSGGSAVYILIYSIFYFFTKLEITEFIPTLLYIGYTGLMVLTFWLLTGTIGFFAAYTFIRKIYAAVKID, encoded by the exons aTGGATAAAATCTTTATA gtaCATTCCCTGGCGATAATAATCAGCCTCATTCCCTTTAGTAATGGATTTTACGTTCCGGGAGTAGCACCAGTAGAATTCAAAAAAGGCCAAAGAATTGAAGTAAAAGCTGTTAAAATGACCAGCATTCACACCCAGTTACCATATGAATATTATTCGCTACCATTGTGTTTGCCAAAGAATGGCACCTTCGTATATAAATCTGAAAACTTGGGCGAGGTATTAAGAGGTGACCGTATAGTAAACACACCGTATGAAGTCCATATGGCAGAAACTATCAAGTGCCGACTTTTGTGCCATCAGAAAAATAATCCTATAAATTGGAGTGTTGAGGAGTCAGAAAAGGTTGCAAGCCGTATTGAACATGAATATTTCGTTCATTT gTTAGTTGATAATTTACCAGTGGCTACTAAAGTACTAAACAGGGATACATCAGAGAGAAATATTGAACAGGGCTATAGACTTGGTTTCATGTCCAAAGGAAAAGCGTATATTAACAATCACTTGAAATTGCTCTTAAAATATCACAAACACAGTca GGATTCTTATAGAGTTGTAGGTTTTGAAGTTGAAACAGTATCAGTTGACAAAGATGAATATACTTTTTTGGATGATTCCTGCCAATATCCTACAGACCCAAAGCCCCAGCTGGTAAATGAGGACACTGGTACCAAGTTATACTTCACATACTCTGTGGAATGGGGGGAATCAGACATAAGCTGGGCGTCAAGATGGGACATTTATTTGGGAATGAAGGATGTACAAATTCATTGGTTTTCAATTGTTAACTCTATTGTTGTCTTGTTCTTCTTATCAG GCATATTAACAATGATTATGGTAAGGACACTGAGAAGAGATATTGCCCGCTATAATTCCGATGAAAGCATTGATGACATGATGGAGGAGACAGGTTGGAAGTTAGTGCATGGTGATGTCTTTCGACCACCACCCAAGAGGATGCTTTTTGCAGCTGTTATTGGCAGTGGCATTCAAGTGTTTTTAATGGCACTCATTACTATCT TTGTGGCTATGCTGGGTATGCTTTCACCTGCCAGCAGAGGTGCACTGATGACCGCTGCTATATTCCTGTATGTCTTCATGGGCCTGATAGCCGGATATTACTCCGCCCGCCTTTACAGCACAATGAAAGGCAAACAATGGAAGCAAGCTGCTTTTCTGACAGCCACTCTTTACCCAGCCATTGTCTTTGGCACCTGTTTCTTTTTAAACTTCTTTATAATGGGCAAACACTCCAGTGGTGCTGTACCGTTTTCCACAATGATGGCATTGTTGTGCCTCTGGTTCTGTATATCACTTCCATTGGTCTATCTAGGATATTATTTTGGATGCCATCAGAATCAAGCATTCCAACATCCTGTACGGACCAATTTTATTCCAAGAAAGGTGCCAGAACAAGTCTGGTATATGAATGTTTTTGTGTG TATACTGATGGCTGGCATTCTTCCATTTGGGGCTGTGTTTATTGAACTTTTCTTCATCTTCAATGCATTATGGGAGAATCAATTTTATTACCTGTTTGGATTTCTGTTCCTAGTTTTTTGCATTTTGGTGGTGTCTGTTTCACAAATATCAATTGTGATGGTGTACTTCCAGTTATGTGGCGAG GATTATCACTGGTGGTGGAAAAGTTTTATTGTATCCGGGGGCTCAGCAGTCTACATCTTGATTTATTCAATATTTTACTTCTTCACTAAATTGGAAATCACCGAGTTTATACCTACACTGCTTTATATTGGCTACACAG GTCTGATGGTATTGACTTTTTGGCTTTTGACTGGCACTATTGGATTTTTCGCCGCTTATACATTTATTAGGAAAATTTACGCAGCAGTAAAGATTGACTAG
- the LOC134663785 gene encoding carbonyl reductase [NADPH] 1-like: MYKMETKVAIVTGGNRGIGFEIVKGLCAKFDGAVYLTARNEERGRQAVKKLEELGLTPLFHVLDVTSEASVQEFATYVSTHHAGIDVLVNNAGVLDFDKSVSSYEDAKKLMDTNFFSLLTISRILYPYLKNNARIINISSDWGLLSNIRKQVWLDTLVKDDLTVEEILQFVNDFLQTAKNGKSSFVAFAGHYGDYKVSKVAMSALTFVQQRLFNEQGKDIAINCVHPGFVKTDMTKGMGDFTPERGARAPLYLALDAPPTQKGTFVWHDCHQVNWDD, translated from the coding sequence atGTACAAAATGGAAACCAAAGTAGCGATAGTCACTGGTGGAAATAGAGGCATCGGGTTCGAGATCGTCAAGGGGTTATGTGCAAAGTTCGACGGTGCTGTGTACCTTACAGCTAGAAACGAAGAAAGAGGAAGACAAGCCGTTAAAAAGCTCGAAGAACTCGGCCTGACTCCGTTATTCCATGTCTTGGACGTTACTAGCGAAGCGAGTGTTCAAGAGTTCGCCACATACGTCTCCACACATCACGCGGGCATAGATGTTCTTGTAAACAATGCTGGTGTTCTTGACTTTGATAAATCAGTTTCATCCTATGAAGATGCTAAGAAACTTATGGATACGAACTTCTTTAGTTTATTAACTATATCAAGAATATTATATCCCTATTTAAAGAACAATGCTCGGATCATTAACATCAGCAGTGACTGGGGCTTGCTTTCCAATATTCGAAAACAGGTTTGGTTAGACACTTTAGTCAAAGATGACCTCACAGTTGAAGAGATTTTACAATTTGTTAATGATTTCTTACAAACTGCAAAGAATGGTAAAAGTTCATTTGTTGCATTTGCGGGACATTATGGTGATTACAAAGTTTCTAAAGTCGCCATGTCAGCTTTAACCTTTGTTCAGCAAAGGCTATTTAACGAGCAAGGCAAGGACATAGCCATAAACTGTGTGCACCCTGGGTTTGTCAAGACTGATATGACAAAAGGAATGGGAGACTTCACCCCAGAGAGAGGAGCCCGCGCACCGCTGTACCTGGCACTGGACGCTCCCCCTACACAAAAAGGCACCTTTGTGTGGCATGACTGCCACCAAGTCAACTGGGACGATTAA